TGAGTGGGCTGAAGCTCGTAAGCGTAACGGCTGGGATGCGGCATACCAGAATGGTCAGGACTTCACTAAGTTCCTTGCTCAGACTAACGACCAGTACAAAGAAATTCTTTCTGAAGTATTTGGCAAGTAATCGGTTAACTCAATAAAGATAAGAAGGAGCTTCTCCTTCTTATCTCCCCTCAACTTATGTTTTATCAAGAAATTCCGGCATAAGGATAAATCCTATGGAAAACAAAACTGTTCGTCCGAATTGGGATGCATTCACTGGTTTATTCGGTGTAGGTTTCGGGCTTATTTACGGCTATATGTCGTACTCAATGCCTCGCGCTGCATTCGGTAATCCGATGGACCCAATTTATTTTCCACTTGGCATTTCAGCCATTTCTATTTTAATTGGCATCCTTTTGCTCGTTAAAAGTGACTTTAAAGCGTCAGTAATGGCGTGGACAGATCTTATCAATGAAGATGAAGTAAAGAAAAACGACCGTCGTCGTATCCTTTATACCTGCATCATCTCCGTTGGTTACGCATTAGTTTTTGAGCACCTTGGTTATGTAATCAGTACTTTCCTGTTCATGATTGCCATGCTGACGATTACCAGTGGTAAAGAAACTATGGTTAAAAACGCGATTATCGCGGTTCTATTCTCTGTTGGTGTTTACTTCGTATTCTCTACGCTATTAAGCATCAGCCTTCCACCACTACCGTTTATGGAATAAGGAGACATTACGATGACTGATGTTTTAGCGAACCTTATGAACGGCTTTGGTGTGGCACTGCAGCCATACCACCTGTTCCTTGTTACTATCGGCGGTGTGCTGGGTACTATCGTTGGTATGCTTCCGGGCCTTGGCCCTGCAACTGGTGTAGCGGTTCTGCTGCCAATGACATTTGCTATGGGTCCGACCGCAGCACTGATCACCATGACGGGTGTTTATATCGGTGCCATGTTCGGTGGTTCACGTAGTTCGATTCTTATTAATACTCCGGGGGACGGTGCTGCTCTGGCTGCCACCTTTGACGGTTACCCGATGGCGATGCAGGGGCGTGCGGAATCTGCTCTGGCAATGTCGGCAATCGCATCCCTGATTGGTGGTACTATCGCAGCGGTTCTGATGACCCTTCTGGCGGAGCCTGTAGCAAGCTTTGCACTAAAATTTGGTCCTGCTGAGTACTTCCTGTTGATGGTTGCGGCGCTTTCTATGACGGCGTCTATGTCTAAGGGCAATATGCTGAAAGGTTTCCTTTCCATGGTTGTGGGCCTGTCCATTGCGACAATCGGTATCGATGCTCAGTCCGGTGTAGAACGCTTTACATTCGGCAACCTTGAACTGCAGACAGGTGTAGACTTCCTGGTTGTGATTATCGGTATCTACGCGCTGGGTGAAGTGTTCAAGAGCTTCCGTTCTCTTAGTCAGGGTACTAAGAAAGCACAGACTAAGTTCAAGCGTATCTGGATCAGCGGTGACGACTGGCCTCGTTCAAAATGGCCTATCCTGCGCAGTGCGCCTGTAGGCTTTATCATCGGCTCTCTT
This genomic stretch from Vibrio sp. JC009 harbors:
- a CDS encoding tripartite tricarboxylate transporter TctB family protein is translated as MENKTVRPNWDAFTGLFGVGFGLIYGYMSYSMPRAAFGNPMDPIYFPLGISAISILIGILLLVKSDFKASVMAWTDLINEDEVKKNDRRRILYTCIISVGYALVFEHLGYVISTFLFMIAMLTITSGKETMVKNAIIAVLFSVGVYFVFSTLLSISLPPLPFME
- a CDS encoding tripartite tricarboxylate transporter permease, which translates into the protein MTDVLANLMNGFGVALQPYHLFLVTIGGVLGTIVGMLPGLGPATGVAVLLPMTFAMGPTAALITMTGVYIGAMFGGSRSSILINTPGDGAALAATFDGYPMAMQGRAESALAMSAIASLIGGTIAAVLMTLLAEPVASFALKFGPAEYFLLMVAALSMTASMSKGNMLKGFLSMVVGLSIATIGIDAQSGVERFTFGNLELQTGVDFLVVIIGIYALGEVFKSFRSLSQGTKKAQTKFKRIWISGDDWPRSKWPILRSAPVGFIIGSLPGAGGTMASLMCYNNEKQLSKNKEEFGNGAIEGLAAPESANNAASIGAMIPMLSLGVPGSGTTAVMMGALLMLGIQPGPMLFTQYPETAWGLIASMFVANFILAIVNIPLAGALVRVLAIPPKVLYPIVLGLAFIGCYAISNSVVDFYILVILGVAGVVMKRANIPTAPMILAVIVGGTMEQSFRQAYRISNQDLSVFGHSTVAQVLIAITVLSIALPIIGMLRSRKAEAQTA